The Stenotrophomonas rhizophila genome has a window encoding:
- a CDS encoding class I SAM-dependent methyltransferase produces the protein MSAFDSPYTADASQHWNAHDYAIDAGFVPLLGGAVARLLDPQRGERILDLGCGDGVLSFDLALSGAHVTGVDSSPELIGGARARGIDARLMDAHAMTFERCFDAVFSNAALHWMREPDRVIDGVRRALRPGGRFVAEMGGQGNVATITSALQAALCSNGHAVPAFPWYFPDEEAYAERLRAHGFQVRHIECLARPTVLPTGMQGWLRTFASPFLVGLDAAQRQRVLDDTVALLAPTQRNAHGQWTADYVRLRFEARLRTS, from the coding sequence ATGAGTGCCTTCGACAGCCCCTACACCGCCGATGCTTCCCAGCACTGGAACGCGCACGACTACGCCATCGACGCCGGCTTCGTGCCGCTGCTCGGCGGTGCGGTGGCGCGCCTGCTCGACCCGCAGCGCGGCGAGCGGATCCTTGACCTGGGTTGCGGCGATGGCGTGCTGAGCTTCGATCTGGCACTGAGCGGTGCGCACGTGACCGGCGTGGACAGTTCGCCGGAGCTGATCGGTGGCGCGCGTGCGCGTGGGATCGATGCACGGCTGATGGACGCGCATGCGATGACCTTCGAGCGCTGCTTCGATGCGGTGTTCAGCAACGCGGCGCTGCACTGGATGCGGGAACCGGACAGGGTGATCGACGGCGTGCGCCGTGCGCTGCGGCCCGGTGGCCGCTTCGTCGCCGAGATGGGTGGCCAGGGCAACGTGGCCACCATCACCAGCGCACTGCAGGCCGCCCTGTGCAGCAACGGCCACGCCGTGCCGGCGTTCCCGTGGTACTTCCCTGACGAAGAAGCCTACGCCGAGCGCCTGCGCGCGCACGGTTTCCAGGTGCGCCATATCGAATGCCTGGCACGCCCGACCGTGTTGCCCACCGGCATGCAGGGCTGGCTGCGCACCTTCGCCTCGCCCTTCCTGGTGGGGTTGGATGCCGCCCAGCGCCAGCGCGTGCTGGATGACACCGTGGCGCTGCTGGCGCCGACCCAGCGCAACGCGCACGGCCAATGG
- a CDS encoding threonine dehydratase, with amino-acid sequence MPPSRAPQESEVGDVSVADVLAAQARLRRFLPPTPLHYAERFGTWLKLENLQRTGSYKVRGALNALLAGRERGDDRPVICASAGNHAQGVAWSAYRLDIPAITVMPHGAPATKIAGVAHWGATVRQHGSSYDEAYAFARALADQHGYRFLSAFDEPDVIAGQGTLGIELAAHAPDVVIVPIGGGGLASGVALALKSQGVRIVGAQVEGVDSMARAIRGDTREIAPVATLADGVKVKIPGTLTRRLCSALLDDVVIVREAELRETLVRLALEEHIIAEGAGALALAAGRRVAGKRKCAVVSGGNIDAMVLAQLLSDIRPRPPRKPRRRASERTRPPLPTVLAPPPNSIVLPSPALPSDLAVEETSW; translated from the coding sequence ATGCCGCCTAGCCGTGCCCCGCAGGAATCGGAGGTAGGCGACGTAAGCGTCGCCGACGTGCTGGCCGCGCAGGCGCGGCTGCGCCGGTTCCTGCCGCCCACGCCGCTGCATTATGCGGAGCGGTTCGGCACCTGGCTGAAACTGGAAAACCTGCAGCGCACCGGCTCGTACAAGGTGCGCGGCGCATTGAACGCGCTGCTGGCCGGGCGCGAACGCGGTGATGACCGCCCGGTCATCTGCGCCTCGGCCGGCAACCATGCCCAGGGCGTGGCGTGGTCGGCCTACCGGCTGGATATCCCGGCCATCACGGTGATGCCGCACGGCGCCCCGGCGACCAAGATCGCGGGCGTTGCCCACTGGGGCGCCACCGTGCGCCAGCACGGCAGCAGTTACGACGAGGCGTACGCCTTCGCGCGCGCCCTGGCCGACCAGCACGGCTACCGCTTCCTGTCCGCCTTCGACGAGCCGGACGTGATCGCCGGCCAGGGCACGCTGGGCATCGAACTGGCCGCGCATGCGCCGGACGTGGTGATCGTGCCGATCGGCGGTGGCGGGCTGGCCTCCGGCGTCGCGCTGGCGCTGAAATCGCAGGGCGTGCGGATCGTCGGCGCGCAGGTCGAGGGCGTGGATTCGATGGCGCGCGCGATCCGCGGCGACACGCGCGAGATCGCACCGGTGGCCACCCTGGCCGACGGCGTGAAGGTGAAGATCCCTGGCACCCTGACCCGCCGCCTGTGCAGTGCGCTGCTGGACGACGTGGTGATCGTGCGCGAAGCCGAGCTGCGCGAAACCCTGGTCCGGCTGGCGCTGGAAGAACACATCATCGCCGAAGGCGCCGGCGCGCTGGCGCTGGCCGCCGGCCGCCGCGTGGCCGGCAAGCGCAAGTGCGCGGTGGTCTCCGGCGGCAACATCGACGCCATGGTGCTGGCCCAGCTGCTGTCCGACATCCGCCCGCGCCCGCCGCGCAAACCGCGCCGCCGCGCCAGCGAGCGGACACGGCCACCGCTACCGACCGTGCTCGCGCCACCGCCGAATTCCATCGTCCTTCCTTCCCCTGCCTTGCCATCCGACCTTGCCGTCGAGGAGACCTCCTGGTGA
- a CDS encoding 2-isopropylmalate synthase encodes MNTPNSPRIRIFDTTLRDGEQSPGCSMSPQQKLVMARALDELGVDVIETGFPASSQSDRDAMAMIGREVRRPTLAVLSRCLAADIETSAKALDAAANARLHVFLSTSPLHREHKLRMSREQVLESVHKHVSLARSYIDDVEFSAEDATRTEEDFLIEVARVAVAAGATTINLPDTVGFTTPEEIRGMFQRVIAGVPDSDRIIFSTHCHNDLGLAVANSLAAIEGGARQVECTINGIGERAGNCSLEELAMVLKVRNAFYEEDTRINTPRIVSTSQLLQRLVGMPVQRNKAIVGANAFAHESGIHQHGMLRHRGTYEIMRPEDVGWENSQMVLGRHSGRAAVEARLRALGFWLEEEELKLVFEQFKTLCEQQRVVTDADLQVLMQGSSTQNGYRLASMTISDVGSRANALVELSDPDGNRVAETAQGDGPVDALFGALSAATGVQLMLDSYHVHSVGIGADARGEANLSVRHDGVEYEGTGTSRDIIEASALAWLDVANRLLRQRQASAEHPAATAAA; translated from the coding sequence GTGAATACGCCCAACTCCCCCCGAATTCGAATTTTCGATACCACCCTGCGTGACGGCGAGCAATCGCCCGGCTGCAGCATGAGCCCGCAGCAGAAGCTGGTGATGGCACGCGCGCTCGACGAGCTGGGCGTGGACGTCATCGAAACCGGCTTCCCGGCCAGCTCGCAGTCCGACCGCGACGCGATGGCGATGATCGGCCGCGAAGTGCGCCGCCCGACCCTGGCGGTGCTGTCGCGCTGCCTGGCCGCCGACATCGAAACCTCGGCCAAGGCCCTGGACGCAGCCGCCAATGCGCGCCTGCACGTGTTCCTGTCCACCAGCCCGCTGCACCGCGAGCACAAGCTGCGCATGAGCCGCGAGCAGGTACTGGAATCGGTGCACAAGCACGTGAGCCTGGCGCGCAGCTACATCGACGATGTGGAATTCTCGGCCGAGGATGCCACCCGCACCGAAGAAGACTTCCTGATCGAAGTGGCCCGCGTGGCCGTCGCTGCCGGCGCCACCACCATCAACCTGCCCGACACCGTGGGCTTCACCACCCCGGAAGAGATCCGCGGCATGTTCCAGCGGGTCATCGCCGGGGTGCCCGACAGCGACCGCATCATCTTCAGCACGCACTGCCACAACGACCTGGGCCTGGCCGTGGCCAATTCGCTGGCGGCCATCGAAGGCGGCGCCCGCCAGGTGGAGTGCACCATCAACGGCATCGGCGAGCGCGCCGGCAACTGCTCGCTGGAAGAGCTGGCCATGGTGCTGAAGGTACGCAACGCCTTCTACGAGGAAGACACCCGCATCAACACCCCGCGCATCGTCTCCACCTCGCAGCTGCTGCAGCGCCTGGTCGGCATGCCGGTCCAGCGCAACAAGGCGATCGTGGGCGCCAATGCCTTCGCCCACGAATCGGGCATCCACCAGCACGGCATGCTGCGCCACCGGGGCACCTACGAAATCATGCGCCCGGAAGACGTGGGCTGGGAGAATTCGCAGATGGTGCTGGGCCGCCACAGTGGCCGGGCCGCGGTTGAAGCGCGCCTGCGTGCCCTGGGTTTCTGGCTGGAGGAAGAAGAGCTGAAGCTGGTGTTCGAGCAGTTCAAGACCCTGTGCGAGCAGCAGCGCGTGGTCACCGACGCCGACCTGCAGGTACTCATGCAGGGCAGCTCCACCCAGAACGGCTACCGGCTGGCCTCGATGACGATCAGCGACGTGGGCAGCCGTGCCAACGCGCTGGTCGAACTGTCCGACCCGGACGGCAACCGCGTGGCTGAAACCGCGCAGGGCGATGGCCCGGTGGACGCGCTGTTCGGCGCGCTGTCGGCCGCCACCGGCGTGCAGCTGATGCTGGACAGCTACCACGTGCACAGCGTGGGCATCGGCGCCGACGCGCGCGGCGAAGCCAACCTGAGCGTGCGCCACGACGGCGTGGAGTACGAAGGCACCGGCACCAGCCGCGACATCATCGAAGCCTCGGCGCTGGCCTGGCTGGACGTGGCCAACCGCCTGCTGCGCCAGCGCCAGGCCAGCGCCGAACACCCCGCGGCCACTGCCGCCGCCTGA
- a CDS encoding ACT domain-containing protein produces the protein MQYRLDLVLVPAEGALLRVIGMAERRGFAPRAIVGAPNAADDGRWHLQLVVDSTRPPETLCRQIEKIYDCVSVRISALEPGTGVTV, from the coding sequence ATGCAATACCGGCTTGACCTGGTGCTGGTTCCCGCCGAAGGCGCGCTGCTGCGCGTTATCGGCATGGCCGAACGCCGTGGCTTTGCGCCGCGCGCGATCGTGGGTGCGCCCAATGCGGCCGACGATGGTCGCTGGCACCTGCAGCTGGTGGTGGACAGCACCCGCCCGCCGGAGACGTTGTGCCGCCAGATCGAAAAGATCTATGACTGTGTTTCGGTGCGGATCAGCGCGCTGGAGCCGGGTACTGGGGTAACCGTATGA
- the ilvG gene encoding acetolactate synthase 2 catalytic subunit: MNTSAHSTAPRNGARWLTQALEAEGVDTLFGYPGGTIMPFYDALVDSGLKHILVRHEQGAALAANGYARASGRVGVCVATSGPGASNLVTGIADAMLDSVPMVCITGQVATPLLGTDAFQELDVFGLTLPIVKHSWLVRSVDDLPRIVREAFRIAREGRPGPVLIDLPKDVQIADASHLPAHVPETVNPPVAPADAALADAIAAIQAAEKPVIYAGGGVALGDAVEDFRAFVDATAIPTVLTLRGLGGLPAQHPHYLGMLGMHGTRAANMAVQESDLLVVVGARFDDRATGKLNEFAPFARVIHIDADAYEISKLRTADVAVPGNVGTALRALTAALPRAAASQESWRKRCAGHRERFAARYDAPGAHIYAPALLKRLSEVAPADAIIACDVGQHQMWVAQHCRFNHPRNHLTSGALGTMGFGLPAAMGAQFACPDRTVVLVSGDGSFMMNVQELATIARCRLPVKIVLLDNSSLGMVRQWQELFFAERYSEIDLSDNPDFAALAKVFGIPATRIENRDDVEGGLAALLAEPGPALLHVAIDARANVWPLVPPNNANSTMLESNPAHQPQEFPHAIPA, from the coding sequence ATGAACACCTCCGCACACAGCACCGCGCCCCGCAACGGCGCACGCTGGTTGACGCAGGCCCTGGAAGCCGAGGGCGTCGATACGCTGTTCGGCTATCCGGGCGGCACCATCATGCCCTTCTACGACGCCCTGGTGGATTCAGGGCTGAAGCACATCCTGGTGCGCCACGAACAGGGCGCGGCGCTGGCGGCAAACGGCTATGCCCGCGCCAGCGGCCGCGTTGGCGTCTGCGTGGCCACCTCCGGTCCGGGCGCTTCCAACCTGGTCACCGGCATCGCCGATGCGATGCTGGATTCGGTGCCGATGGTCTGCATCACCGGCCAGGTCGCCACCCCGCTGCTGGGTACCGACGCGTTCCAGGAACTGGACGTGTTCGGGCTGACCCTGCCGATCGTCAAACACAGCTGGCTGGTGCGTTCGGTCGACGACCTGCCGCGGATCGTCCGTGAGGCGTTCCGGATTGCGCGCGAGGGCCGTCCCGGCCCGGTGCTGATCGACCTGCCCAAGGATGTGCAGATCGCCGACGCCAGCCACCTGCCGGCGCACGTGCCGGAAACGGTCAACCCGCCGGTGGCCCCGGCCGACGCCGCGCTGGCCGATGCCATCGCCGCGATCCAGGCCGCCGAAAAGCCGGTGATCTACGCCGGCGGCGGTGTCGCGCTGGGCGATGCGGTGGAGGACTTCCGTGCCTTCGTCGATGCCACCGCCATTCCCACCGTGCTGACCCTGCGCGGTCTGGGTGGGCTGCCGGCGCAGCACCCGCATTACCTGGGCATGCTGGGCATGCACGGCACCCGCGCGGCCAACATGGCCGTGCAGGAGAGCGACCTGCTGGTGGTGGTCGGCGCCCGCTTCGACGACCGCGCGACCGGCAAGTTGAACGAGTTCGCCCCGTTCGCCCGCGTCATCCATATCGATGCCGACGCGTATGAGATTTCCAAACTGCGTACCGCCGATGTGGCGGTGCCGGGCAACGTCGGCACCGCGCTGCGCGCACTGACTGCGGCCCTGCCGCGCGCCGCCGCATCGCAGGAGTCGTGGCGCAAGCGCTGCGCCGGGCACCGCGAGCGCTTCGCCGCACGCTACGACGCACCGGGCGCGCACATCTATGCACCGGCGCTGCTGAAGCGCCTGAGCGAAGTGGCGCCGGCCGACGCGATCATTGCCTGCGATGTCGGCCAGCACCAGATGTGGGTGGCGCAGCATTGTCGGTTCAACCACCCGCGCAACCACCTGACCAGCGGTGCGCTGGGGACCATGGGCTTCGGCCTGCCGGCGGCGATGGGCGCGCAGTTCGCCTGCCCCGACCGCACCGTGGTGCTGGTCTCCGGCGACGGCAGCTTCATGATGAACGTGCAGGAGCTGGCGACCATCGCCCGCTGCCGCCTGCCGGTGAAGATCGTGCTGCTGGACAACAGCTCGCTGGGCATGGTCCGCCAGTGGCAGGAGCTGTTCTTCGCCGAGCGCTACAGCGAGATCGACCTGTCCGACAACCCGGACTTCGCCGCGCTGGCCAAGGTGTTCGGCATTCCGGCCACCCGCATCGAGAACCGCGACGACGTCGAAGGCGGCCTGGCCGCGCTGCTGGCCGAACCCGGCCCGGCGCTGCTGCATGTGGCCATCGATGCGCGCGCCAACGTATGGCCGCTGGTGCCGCCCAACAACGCCAACAGCACGATGCTGGAAAGCAACCCCGCCCATCAGCCCCAGGAGTTCCCCCATGCAATACCGGCTTGA